AAACCTCGATGCAGAGCGGAAACCTGCGGAACATCTGCACCAGGTTGTAGGTGAAGGAGTCGTAATTGTCGATGACGACCAGCTTTCTCCCCTGCACGTCCTTCATCTCTCCTCCAAAAAAGAAAACGCCACCCGGACGGAGTCTGGATGGCGTTTGCCTATTGCATAACTCGCTGATGGTGCGATCTATATCCAAGATCGCTCTATTTTTCAAGTGTGTTCCAAAAACATTGAGCTGATACGATGGTTTTCAATCGGGCTGCAAAGTATCGGGCTTAGTCTGCTCTGCAGCGGAATCTACTCTGTAACATGAATACTGACGATATTATCAATGACAATCTGCCCATTTGTTTTCTGATAGGCATATGCGTAGATAAACATATCTTCAGCGTCAAGGCCAAGATCGGCCATTTTCCACAGGCCCAGCCCCGTGATGCCGGAAGCATCGAAGAAGGGGTAGGTATACTGGCTTAAGTGATCGATGATGTAAGCAGAATCGACGACGCCCAGCGGGGTGATGACATAGACAGGCGAAAGCGTATTCGATTTCATCGCTTCAGACAACAGCCATTCATGCAACGGTTGGTCCCCGTGTTGGTTGGAGTTATTCACGGCGAGCTGGACGGTCTTTGTTTTGGAAAGCATCACATGGATCAAGCCGGGATCGGCGCCGATGATATCGTACTGACCGGAACCAGCCTGCTGGATCGTGATGGTCTGGGGACTTTTTGCGGCTCCGGCGGATGTCACCTGAACCGTGCCCACACGGGAGGAAACCCCGGTGTTTGCCGTTGCGCTGCACTCGAATGATCCCGCGCCTATGCCTGAGGGACTGCTGGAAATGGAAAGCCAATCCTTGCCGGATATTACTTCCGCCGACCAGTTGTAAAAAGGTATCGGATCTGTCGTATTGAAGGAAACCTCGAATTTGGCTTTCTGGCCTTGCTGCGTTATCGGCAGGGATGTCGGTGAAACCACCAAGGTATAAGTCGATCCGTCTTGGGCCATCTCTATGTTCATGGAGCTCTGAATAATTTCGACAGGATCGCCATTATCCGCATAAGCCTTGCCTGTAACTTCGATGATACCACTTCGCTTATCCGTGGTATTGGTTGGCAACACGGTACAGGTCAGCTCACCGGTGTTCGTTCCGTTGGAACTGCTCAATTGAATCCAGTCGGAACCTTCTGTTACGGCTGCCTGCCACTCAATACGGCCATAACCGCTGTTGAAAATCGTCAGGCTGGCATTGCCTCCGCTTCCAGAAGTGTGAATATATCGCGAAGAGGCGGTCAGGACCGGTGAATTCAAGCCATATTGCGTAATGGTCAGGGTTTTCGGTGATCCCATTGCGCCTTGAGAACTGACGGTGAGGCTACAGGAGCGGGGCGCAGTGCCGTTGTAAGCATCGACAGATAGCTGGATGGAGCCTGAACCGCTGCCCGCAGCCCCCGAATCGATATGTACCCAGTTGATGTCTTGTTGCACTTCGGCTGACCAGTTCAAGGTGCCAGAGCCGGTGTTGTAAACAGCGAACGAAAGATGACTGCTCTGATAGCCGACAGCCTGAGACAAGGGCGAAACGGAAAGAACAGGAATGACAAGATCAGCGCTTGCCAAGGAAGGGAAAATAACCAGAAAAAACAACGTGAATGGTATCGCGCATGATTTCCGCATGGTTAGATCTCCTTTCTGCAAAATTGCCCGACTGCAGGCGACCGCAGTCTGCACCAATACTTTGTCCTCCAAGACAAGGATTATTGAACAATGCTCCTCCCGAGTCAACCAACAATACATTCGTTATGCGCTCAAGTCCAAAGCCTGTAAAAACGATCGAAAAGATCAGGCAAAACCAGCGATTTCGTATAAAAATAGAACGAACGTTCGATTTTTATGATTGACTTCTGTTTTTCGTTCCGATACGGTCTTTCGAAGCGAAAAACGATGTCATCCAATGGTTTTTCATTCCCATTCCAGACCTTCAGGAGATTGCCATGAATTTTGAAATACCGGAAAAGATGCAGGTCATCACCCGCATGATCGATGAGTTCGTCGAAAAGGAGCTGATACCGCTGGAGCCGCTGGTGCTGGCCAAAGGATTCAAGGCCGCTCTGCCCGAGCTGGAAAAAAAGCGGGACATGGTTCGGCAGATGGAGCTGTGGGCTCCCAACCATCCGGTCGAATACGGCGGCATGGGGCTCAGCCTCAAGGAACATGCTCTCGTATCCGAATGCCTGGGCCGTTCGGTCCTCGGGCATTACGTCTTCGGATGTCAGGCTCCGGATGCGGGAAACATCGAAATCCTGCACCTGTTCGGCACACCGGAACAGAGGGAACGGTGGCTTCGGCCTCTGGTCGAAGGCAAGATCCGAAGCTGCTTTTCGATGACCGAAGTCGAGATGCCGGGCTCCAACCCCACGATGATGGATACGACAGCCGTCAAGGACGGGGATGACTATGTCATCAACGGTCAGAAATGGTACACATCATCATCGGATGGAGCTGCCTTCGCCATCGTCATGGCCGTCACGAATCCCGATGCCCCCATCTACCAGCGATCCAGCATGATCATCGTCCCCACCGACACGCCTGGTTTCAATCAAGTGCGCAACATTCCCGTCATGGGAGAGCCCGGAGAGGACTATTTCGGGCATGGCGAGATCCTGTACCAGAACTGCCGGGTCCCGCAATCGAATTTGCTCGGTCCGGAAGGCGGCGCCTTCGCCATCGCTCAGGAGCGGCTC
This Desulfatirhabdium butyrativorans DSM 18734 DNA region includes the following protein-coding sequences:
- a CDS encoding acyl-CoA dehydrogenase family protein, coding for MNFEIPEKMQVITRMIDEFVEKELIPLEPLVLAKGFKAALPELEKKRDMVRQMELWAPNHPVEYGGMGLSLKEHALVSECLGRSVLGHYVFGCQAPDAGNIEILHLFGTPEQRERWLRPLVEGKIRSCFSMTEVEMPGSNPTMMDTTAVKDGDDYVINGQKWYTSSSDGAAFAIVMAVTNPDAPIYQRSSMIIVPTDTPGFNQVRNIPVMGEPGEDYFGHGEILYQNCRVPQSNLLGPEGGAFAIAQERLGPGRIHHCMRWIGICNRCFDLMIRRAATRPIAPGKTLAHKDIVQMWIAECAAEIQAARLMVLYAADRIDRFGAKAARTEISMIKFVVANTMMKVIDRALQVHGGLGMTDDTIIAWLYRHERASRIYDGADEVHKLAAARQILRNYAGKQAA
- a CDS encoding BACON domain-containing protein; this encodes MRKSCAIPFTLFFLVIFPSLASADLVIPVLSVSPLSQAVGYQSSHLSFAVYNTGSGTLNWSAEVQQDINWVHIDSGAAGSGSGSIQLSVDAYNGTAPRSCSLTVSSQGAMGSPKTLTITQYGLNSPVLTASSRYIHTSGSGGNASLTIFNSGYGRIEWQAAVTEGSDWIQLSSSNGTNTGELTCTVLPTNTTDKRSGIIEVTGKAYADNGDPVEIIQSSMNIEMAQDGSTYTLVVSPTSLPITQQGQKAKFEVSFNTTDPIPFYNWSAEVISGKDWLSISSSPSGIGAGSFECSATANTGVSSRVGTVQVTSAGAAKSPQTITIQQAGSGQYDIIGADPGLIHVMLSKTKTVQLAVNNSNQHGDQPLHEWLLSEAMKSNTLSPVYVITPLGVVDSAYIIDHLSQYTYPFFDASGITGLGLWKMADLGLDAEDMFIYAYAYQKTNGQIVIDNIVSIHVTE